The stretch of DNA AACCAGACTTTTGGACAATTTTTACCTAAGTCTTTATTGGTCTTTCAAATGATTGAAAATTCAGTGAAGGAGTTTAAATTTGGACAATTAGCAATAACCAGCTCTATCTAATATTACAGAGGGACCTGGAGGCTTTCTGTTAGCGAAACTTACTTAGTGAGAGACATCTATTGCAACTCCTACCGATAGAAGTCCTGCAATTGCACCAAAGCGCTCAATTTGCTTTCGCATTCTGTAGCCTACAAAAATGTAGTTCTGCCGGGAAAAGATACTTTATGTATCTTTTTTTCGTTTAAGCGGTTTAAAACCTAACAATAAAAGACATCGCTCAGCTCTTTGCAAAGTACCGTTCTATACACAACCTTCCCTCTCAGTACCTCGACATACTCGATACTTAACATCACCAATTTTGTCTTTTTATCAAACCTACTTGGCATTTCATCCAATAGCTGGCTATGCAGTCTCTTTATGTCATTAAAGATTTGCAGTGATTGGGAGAACAGCATCACTTTGTCGTAATAACCGTGCTTAAGGCCATATAGCCACTTTTGCAGAATGGTTTGTCGTGCTGCTTTGGTTTTAAATGAGTGCTCTATTTCAATTGCTGTGATAGTGCCATCAGGCTCTAATGCTATTCTATCGACATTACGTACATCATTTGATTTAAACAGCCGCTTAAACTCAGGCTCGGTGACAAACGAGTACCAATAGGGTTTATCGGTATTATCTTTTACTGTGTTATGTAGCTCTTTAAGCTGAACGTACTGCATCATCAGGTCATGCATTATGGTGTTTTGATTGACGCGTAAGCTTGGCTCTCCGGCGCGGAAATATACCGCTACCGATAACAGCTCTTCTGCATATTTGGCTCCCGCGTAATCGAGTATATAAACCCGGCCATCGATTGAGCGATGTGTGATAACCAGATTCAATAATTTTTCACTAACAAGCTTGTTCAAATGCTCCAATGCGAGACGCTGAGGGATACCGTAAAGCCAAGCGACTATGGTCGGAGATGTCAGGCCAAAACGGGCGACAAGTTTCATGGTCATCACTCGCCTTGCTTTGCCTATTTGATTGTTGTTAGCGCCTTGCTGATAACGCATGGGTATTGATAGGTAGGGTTGATACTGAGAGCTCTCTTTACCTGAAGTATCGAGTGTTTGATTTATCAGTTGTTGCGGGATATTTTGGTTATACATCTTGATACCTGTCATTCAGTTCATAATCGATATCTAGAGATAGAGCTTTATAATACAAACTATGGTGACTCAGACAAATAAGTGCAGTTTTTCGTTCCGAGAAGCTTATTTCCCCCTCTCGGAATGAAAATAGCGATAACCATCGCTACCAAGCCAGGTGTTGCCTAATGATTGAATCACTTCGTGACACATTCATATGCCTTGAAACGCACGCCAGTTCTGATGACTCGTCATCGACACTGTCTTACGAGCTACGCTCTAGCTTTTCAAGACATCAAACGCGCATGTTTCACATGCTGTTAATTGCAAATAATCGTGCCGAATTTTGCTGTAAGAGCACACATTCGTTTGGGTGTAATAGTTAGAAATGAGGGTTTTTCAATCTAAAAATGTAGAAAACATGGGGAAGTTGGGCCAAACTTTTTGTTGCTAACAGTTCAGTCATACAAGTTTGTAATTTAGCAATTTTTCATTAATGTGTATAGGGAGTGGTGAACATTTAAACAACATAGAATGGAGACGAATATGAGTGAAAATCTTAATTACGACCCTCAAGCTAACGTCGATGGCACCCCTATGGTTATGGTTCCTGGAGCAGATGTGGATCTGCACGGTAATCCTTATGGTGTAACCGAGTCGCCTGTCGATTCAAGTTGCACCGCGATTGAAAACAGTTTCAACAGCTCAATAGACTGTGGCGTTGACACGTCATTCGATAATTCGTTTGACAGTGGCTTCGACTCATTTAGCTCAGGGTTTGACGATTTCTAAATGTCTCGAAAAAAACTAACCACGGACCAGACAACGAGTATCCCGTTAGTATTCGGTGCAATGCTATTGCTCTGGGTATTCTATATCTATGTTGAAACTGATGATATTCGATATCTCATCGTCTATAGTTTAGGAACATGCAAACTGATTATTGGCACTTCAACATACCAAGCCCTTTGCAAGCAAGATCCGAGAAAAGTAAACTTATGGTGCGCCAGTTACTATGTACTGTTTCGAATAATCTAGTTGACCATCATTTTAAGGAGAGCATATGTACTTTTTAATCCCTACCTTCGTGCTAGTTGTCGGTATTCTCTACTTAATCAAACACGCAAAATATTAATTGTAGATACGCTCTTTGGCTGGCTTATCGAGCTAAAAGAAGAGTTAATTCAAATCATTTTTGGACAAAAGTGAGCTAGAGCATTAGCTGATATTGATTAAAAAAAGTATCTTGGTTTATCCAATGGACGCAATTTGTACCGCCTTTATCTTGCAAGATACAAGACCGGCCCCCGAAAACCGACAGCATCCTTGCTGTCGAAGGTCACTACCCGCGTTCACACCTAATTGTTTATCTTTTCGATTTAGGCTAATTGCTTACGAGCTCTCCTATTTATAAATTGGTATAATTTCGAAGACTCTCACCAACGATGTTTAGAATAACTTCTTGCTTTTCCGATTCAAAACCATCATGCCTTGAATTATACTTTTTATAAGCAGAGGAATTCATAAACTCAGCAATTTCCTTTCGCTCTCTATCTGTAAATATGATTTCTTTTACTGGTGTATTACCAAGTTTAACAAGCTGATTATTACGGAAGTAACCCAGCATTCTTTTACCAGTATTTGTTGATAGAAATGTACCAACTTTTTCAAGTGTTGCAACATCAAAATATTTATCATTGACCATTGCAAGTTCAATTATCAGCTTATTCTTTTCAATATCAGATAACTTGAACCCACTTAATGCATCACATAGCTTCTTACTAGATTGATTATCATTACAATTTGAATTAATCCCATGTATAACACCATCAACAGCCTGATCAGCAGCATTTAATACAACTATTAAAATAACCGACTCTCTTGTGGGTTCTCTAGCCGCATAAACAAGAGTGCTAGAAAATATGAATAACGCAACAACTAACTTATTGATACTCATGCTTCCCCCAATTAAAACACTTATAAATATAAACAATAAAAAATAATAACAGCTCAATGCCATCTTAAACGAGAAACTTTAGAATAAAGATACCGTTCAAAATCATCACATCTCAGTACAATATAATCATAGCCAGCCATTATCAATCAATAACATAACGCCTGTACTGTCGTTTATCAATGTTCTACTTACAGTTTAATCAGGCCACCCACAGCACAAAGGGGTCGTAGCTAATTAACATTTAGAGCGTAATAGATGAGAAAATATAAGGCTATATCTGCTTAACATAAGATAGCTAAATCTCTACCGCCAACACGCATTGGGGCATAAGTGAGTTAACTTCAGGCCGATACATTCCAATGGCCTATGGCAAGCGTATGTACAGACGCAACTGAGACTCGCCGTAGCTCTTTATAAAAGAAAGGGTCCATGTAAGCTCAACGATGGCTTCTGACCTCCAAGAATGAAATGCATTAAAAATAAGTAACCTTCGCTAAAAGTTTATATTCTAATAAAATATGGAATTGCCACTAAAATCACACCAACAATAAGCAACATAGTCACACTAGACATAAAGTATGGGAATACAAAAAGCGATAAACCTATACATAATGGCACTATCGCTTTTTGCCTGCGGCCATACATAAAGTAGCCCATGCCAATACTGCCAAACAACACACTCCAAACCATTATTGATGCACTATCCATTGGGGTACCACCTGTTTGATGTTGATTGCCATATAACGTGCTGCCAATAAGCGAATTTAGTGTTAGCGGGCCATTTAAAGTCAACCACTATCAAAGACGTAAAATGTCCAACGGTAGAGCTTTGTTGATATACATGTCACTGTAAAGCTTAAATTCAACAGACAATGTCACTCGCCTTCATTGCAAGACTCACTTCAATTCAAAGGTGCCTAAATCCAGAAAAAAAGATCATATTGTTCAGACAACAGTTTGAGGCTCATGGCTATCGACATCGTCACTACTAATGGCTTGATAATTTTAGTGCCTTTAGTTAGCACCAAGCGCGAGCCGAGTGTCGCGCCGATTGCCTGCCCTACCAGCATGACACCACCAAGCATCCAAAACACTTTGCCGCCGATGGCAAAAAAGATCAACGAGGCAATGTTAGTAGAAAAGTTAAGAATTTTAGCATGTGCTGTCGCTTTCGCAAGGCCGTAGCCCGCCAAGGAGACAAACGCTAAGGCAAAGAAACTGCCGGTACCGGGACCAAAAAATCCATCATAAAAACCCACACCTAATGCGGCCGTAAAGGCAAATACTGCCGGTGTCAGTACTTGGTGTTTTTCCTCTTCAGTAATTTTTTTCGAAAATAGAAAATAACCACCAATACTTAGAATCAGAAACGGCAACATAACCTCAAGAAAAGCGGTGTCTATCATCTGCACGGCAATGGTACCTATTGCTGCCCCAATAAAGGCACAGAGGATACTCAGCTTCATATCTGCCAAATTAATAAGACCTTTACGGACAAAGTACATACTGGCAAAGAAACTACCACCACAGGCTTGTAATTTATTGGTGGCTAATGCGACTGTTGGTGGTAAACCTGCCCACATAAGCGCAGGAATGGTTAACAAACCGCCGCCACCTGCTATTGCATCGATAAAGCCGGCAACGACTGCCACAAAAAATAGCAGAGCAATAAGCTCTATGGTGAGTTCAATTGTCATTTAGGCTTCAGGTTAAGTTAATGAGTAAAGTGCCGCTATTAAACGAGGTTTGCAGTTAAAACACAAAGGAGTTATCGTATTGTTAGTGTGAGTTAAACTCACACGAGAACTCATGCAAGAACTCATACAAAGTAAAACAAGGCATAACGAATGTACTCTCATCTTCCACCACTTAACTCGCTACGCGCCTTTGAAGCTGCAGCTCGATTACTCAGCTTTACAATTGCTAGTAAAGAACTATTTGTGACTCATGGTGCTATCAGTAAGCAGGTTAGAATATTAGAGGAGTATGTGGGTACCCCATTGTTTATTCGGCAGCACCGTAGCCTAAAACTCACCGATGAGGGTGAGAGGTACTTTGTTAATGTTCAATCAGCATTACAGACGATTAATAACGCTACTGCCGACCTAATTGATCATCCGTTACGCACTCAAACCTTGGCCATTAACGTGCTACCTAGCTTAACCATTAGTTGGCTTATCCCACGCATGGAGGATTTTAAATCTCGATTTCCACATCTTTATGTTGATCTCTCAATTGGTGACTTTGATGTTGATTTCAGTAGCGCTAAATATGACATTGCAGTACGGAGCGCCACTTCTATTCCGAAAGGGGTCAATGTGATGAAGTTAATGGATGAAGATCTTTGCCTTGTGTGCTCACCAGAATTAAGCCAACAGTTAACATCTCTGGAGTCAATCAACCAGATGACACTGCTTAAACATACCACCCGGCCTGATCTTTGGCAGCTTTGGGCTGAAGATGTGGGGATTAAGCTAACAACAAAAAACAAGTTTGGTGTAGAACACTTTTACATGCTCAGCCAAGCGGCTGTAAGTGGTATGGGCGTCGCCCTTATTCCACGTTTTTTTATTGAAGATGAGCTTAAAAGTGGCACGCTAGTGATCCCTTTTGTGGCGAAATTCACGAGCCCATACAGCTACTACCTCTTAACGCCTAAATCGAGCAACCTATCATTAAAAGTACAAGCCTTTATTGATTGGTTACTCGAACTCTTTAGCCCCTATAGAGAGACGTAACAAATTGGCTATTTTACCAATGTGTTATCACTATAACTCTGCGATGTCGAACAGTTCTAAGTAACTGAGACCAGGCTCGACAGCGATCTCAAAGCGCAACACTTTAAGACAGGCATCAAAAAGAGCCTCTCCAAACCATTGTCTATCGAAGGCTTCTAGGGCTTGGATAATACCTGCTTGCCCCAAATCACCTTTTACATTATCGGGAGCCAATGCATCAACAAAGCTGGCCACCAGTCCATAAAGATCTTTCTCAGCTTGCCCTTCAACATCCCACAGCGTGGGATCCGCATATTGACTTGCGTAATGACTCGCGGCGATATCTAGGCCAATACCAAAGTTCACCAGAATCGCTTTATTGGGGTTACAGATGATATTTTTAGGACAAATAGCCCCATGGTAGATATCCATTTGATGCATATACTGCAAGCCCGTAAGCAGCTGGGTAAACCATTTAATAGGCAGACCCAACTCAATTGCCGGTAACTCATCTATGGAGACGCCATACTCCCACGCTCGAGCAATAAACAGCTCTTCACTTTGCGGCAGTTGGCCGAAGGCGAGGACTTTTTCTATATGGGGGTGAAAAAGTTTAGCTAAACTCCGATAAGTGTTACTGAGCATAGACCAATTGGCTTCGACACTGCTATAGATTGATATACCGCACTGATATTGTCCCTGCAGGTGTTTTGCCCGCCAGAATTGACTTGTCTTAGTGGCTGCAATAAATTGCTCCAACTCAAAATGATGATCAATAACGGCGCCTTTAGTGATCTCAATTTTTTCAGGCACCGTATCGCACACACCTTGGTCGATCAATGCAGAGAGATCGCAGCGCAATGCATCTAAGTCATTGGTTTCACCCGCAACAGCGGCGCGATACCATTGATAGACTCGAGGTTGCTTAGTCTGCTCAGCGATCGCTAAGAACCCTTGTGCATAGGCTTTGATATCGTTGTTAACACTCAGTGTGTTTTTGATATCGATGAATTCGACATCACCCATGTCTGATACAAAAATACAGTTGCTCGTCCAGCCACTGACGGTAAAGCCGCGACGATGGATCTGTTGTAAGCCTGACACACTGCGACGCAGTATTTCTAGCAGCTGATAAGTGGTCATCAGCTCCGACTCAAGCACATTAAGCGGCACACCACGCGGCATACGAATAGGCAAAACGAGTTGCTCGCCGTCTTGTATTAATGGCGCACAATAGGGCACACCACTGCAGCCAGACAACGCTTGTAGGCGTTGAAATTCAGTTCTAAGTTGGGCTTCATGGGTTTCAGATTGGCTGCTATCGTCAAACTGAGTCGGGATTAATACTTTTAACAGCCAAGGAGCGGTCCACTCACCCGGATTATACTCCGCCTGCCAGACTTCTAATCCACTTTGAATAAATAGACATTTGAGTTTGGTGAAATCTTGGATTTTGTTATTACGTTGCTCAACGATGGCGACTTGGCCAATGGTTTCAAGCACCAGCTCTTTTTGGGTATTCGTCACTTGATGCTTTCTAGGTGCAGTCAGTCCCCACTCTGTGGTTAGCGCTGCGACAATCTGTTTTGGAGTATAGATACTCAAAGAGCCTTGCTGCTTTTCAAGTTCAATCTCTTCCCCTTTACGGCCAGTAATAAACACCATGCCTTGGCACCAAGGGGCATAAACACCAACAGGGATCTTATGCTTGACGTTACCCGCTAAGACACGAGCAACGTAGTTAGCCTTAGCTAGGCTATTGTCGACTTCACGTCCATCAAGAGACCAAGCGTGCAGACCAGCGTCTAATCGGCCGATATAGCCTTTAACGTCAACAACGTAAACGCCCCACTCGCCAATAACGAGTGCATCAACTTCCATTGCCTGACCAGATTTAGTGGGGATCTCAACATTGGTGAGTAAAATATAATCTTCTGGAAGTTCATCAGCGAGCAATGAAAATGCCCAACGTTCAGCATCATTTACCGGCGTTCCAAAACTTATCATTCTTGCCATTCTTTTCTCCCTCTGTGGCAATTATTTTTATTTTTCCTTTTAACATTCTCAACGTCTGGACACAAAAAAGCCACTAATAAAGTGGCTTATTTCAAAACTCATTTTCAGAGCTGATGTTTAACACTCATTAGTGTTTACAATCATCACTGCATTCATGGTCTTCATCAGCAAAGTCGTCGTCACCTTCTTGGTTCTGCATTACGCCCCACCCGTCAGTTACGCCGCCAAACTCTTGAGCAAACTCATGCAAGCTAAGTTCTTGCTCTACAATGGTGTTGTAGTCAGGAACCATATTGAGGCATACGATAAGTTCCCACTTACCTGATTCATCATT from Shewanella sp. Choline-02u-19 encodes:
- a CDS encoding NERD domain-containing protein kinase family protein, producing MARMISFGTPVNDAERWAFSLLADELPEDYILLTNVEIPTKSGQAMEVDALVIGEWGVYVVDVKGYIGRLDAGLHAWSLDGREVDNSLAKANYVARVLAGNVKHKIPVGVYAPWCQGMVFITGRKGEEIELEKQQGSLSIYTPKQIVAALTTEWGLTAPRKHQVTNTQKELVLETIGQVAIVEQRNNKIQDFTKLKCLFIQSGLEVWQAEYNPGEWTAPWLLKVLIPTQFDDSSQSETHEAQLRTEFQRLQALSGCSGVPYCAPLIQDGEQLVLPIRMPRGVPLNVLESELMTTYQLLEILRRSVSGLQQIHRRGFTVSGWTSNCIFVSDMGDVEFIDIKNTLSVNNDIKAYAQGFLAIAEQTKQPRVYQWYRAAVAGETNDLDALRCDLSALIDQGVCDTVPEKIEITKGAVIDHHFELEQFIAATKTSQFWRAKHLQGQYQCGISIYSSVEANWSMLSNTYRSLAKLFHPHIEKVLAFGQLPQSEELFIARAWEYGVSIDELPAIELGLPIKWFTQLLTGLQYMHQMDIYHGAICPKNIICNPNKAILVNFGIGLDIAASHYASQYADPTLWDVEGQAEKDLYGLVASFVDALAPDNVKGDLGQAGIIQALEAFDRQWFGEALFDACLKVLRFEIAVEPGLSYLELFDIAEL
- a CDS encoding TSUP family transporter, yielding MTIELTIELIALLFFVAVVAGFIDAIAGGGGLLTIPALMWAGLPPTVALATNKLQACGGSFFASMYFVRKGLINLADMKLSILCAFIGAAIGTIAVQMIDTAFLEVMLPFLILSIGGYFLFSKKITEEEKHQVLTPAVFAFTAALGVGFYDGFFGPGTGSFFALAFVSLAGYGLAKATAHAKILNFSTNIASLIFFAIGGKVFWMLGGVMLVGQAIGATLGSRLVLTKGTKIIKPLVVTMSIAMSLKLLSEQYDLFFWI
- a CDS encoding ribonuclease E inhibitor RraB, which codes for MQFPDDDNGKMLQAMADAGIDLSVALDVDFFLVFEDQRDAETATEELGKSDLEGEIELLLNDESGKWELIVCLNMVPDYNTIVEQELSLHEFAQEFGGVTDGWGVMQNQEGDDDFADEDHECSDDCKH
- the gcvA gene encoding transcriptional regulator GcvA, coding for MYSHLPPLNSLRAFEAAARLLSFTIASKELFVTHGAISKQVRILEEYVGTPLFIRQHRSLKLTDEGERYFVNVQSALQTINNATADLIDHPLRTQTLAINVLPSLTISWLIPRMEDFKSRFPHLYVDLSIGDFDVDFSSAKYDIAVRSATSIPKGVNVMKLMDEDLCLVCSPELSQQLTSLESINQMTLLKHTTRPDLWQLWAEDVGIKLTTKNKFGVEHFYMLSQAAVSGMGVALIPRFFIEDELKSGTLVIPFVAKFTSPYSYYLLTPKSSNLSLKVQAFIDWLLELFSPYRET